The stretch of DNA TCTTTCATTTTTCTGTCATTAAATGAGATTGCTTGGTCACAGATAGCGGCAATATCTCGAGGGTTACAGATAATTTTCTGAATCGTGTGGTGGCTGGTAATTTTCCGATTCGAAAAATGGAGCAGTACCAGTTTTTTGTGAACACCTGCTCACACAACACAATACAATTAAGCTGCACGTTTGGTACTTGTAAGTCACTTGAAATTTCTTTCAGCGGTTGTCGATTTTCATAGAAACAGAAGGGGAGTACTAACCCTAAAAAATCCTTTTCTTTGGCACCTGCACTTTAACTTGAAGTATGGTTTCCTTGGAATCGGAATAGATGAGAGCGGAAACCTCCCCTGCCTCCTGGGTACTGTCGGTCTTAACTGATATGTTGTGGAAGACATAGCGAAAAGCCTCACGGTGCATCTACCACTAGCACGTCGCTTGTAGCTTGTAGCTTGCCGATCACCAATTCCGCATAGCCAGTTCCTGGAGTGAGGGGACGTCCATCCACAAGAAGATGGAGAAGACGACCGGTAGCAAGGTGACCGTCAAAGTAGAGAAGCTGAAGCAGCAGGGGGGGTCACGGCAGCGGCACGCAGGCCAGATGATTGTCGGCCACCATGCTCGGCGTGACGGGAGGATCGACTGCCGTGCTCCTATTCCAGCAGGCTGTTAGGCAATAAGCCGCGGCGAGGCGTCGAACGAGTCGGGCGCGTGTATGGGCGCGCGTCGGGCGAGGTGGACGCGTCAGGACCGCGGCGAGTAGTGCGTGCGTGCGTGTAGGTCCAGCACGGGCGTGTCCGTGCGGACGTGCGCAGTGTGTGCGCGTGTGACCGTAGGCCGTTGGCGAGCTGCGCGGGGGTGATCGCGTGCGATCAGCTGGTGGTCCGTCGTGACCCGTGCGCGTCGGAGCGCGTCGTGGGCACGAGCGAGGCGAGCGGATCGCGGGCGCGACGGGGAGGGAGCGTGGGTGCGTGCCCAGTCGCTGGCTCCGGGTATAAAGCCGCGGCGGCTGATCGTTGTAATGGTGCGGGGTTTTGCGAGTACGAGCTCGTGGAGTTGGCGTTCGTGCGCCGGGAAAAACCACCGTGCCATCGTGTTCATCTTCCTCTTTCTCCTTCTTCTTCGTTGAGCTCGAGCGACGGCGAcagagagagggaggaggagcGCCGCGAGGGACTGGCAGTTCCAACAGTTGGCATCAGAGCCACGTTCAGCTCAAGGCGCGCCGGCGATGTCGATCGTCCCATACGCCGGCGGAGCGGGCGGATCGCTACCGCAGTCGGTGCCACTGCTCACCGGCGACAACTACACGGCGTGGTCGATCAAGGTCGAGGCAAACCTCGATGCGGCCGGGCTGTGGGAGGCGGTGGTCGTGCcggaggacgcggcggcggccgTGATCGCGAAAAAGGACAAGCCAGCGCGGGCGTATCTGCTTGGCGCGCTCGCAGAGGACCTGCTGCTGCAAGTGGTGGCGAAGAAGACTGCCGCGGAGGTGTGGGCTGCTCTGAAGGCGCGGTTCGTTGGCGCGGACTGCGTGCGGGCGGCGCGGCTGGGCACTTTGCGCGGGGAGTTCGAGCTCCTGCGCATGGTGAGCGGCGACACACTGGATGAGTTCGCCGGCAAGCTCGGTGGCATGGCGGCTCGCTACGCGGCGCTCGGCTCGACGCTGGAGGACGCCGCGTTGGTGAAGAAGCTGCTCGACTCCGTGCCGGAGCGCTTGTACGCAGCGGTAGCCAGGATCGAGCAGTTCTTTGACGTATCGACGATGCCGTTCGAGGAAGCACTCGGGCGGCTGAAGGCATTCGACGAACGGCTTCGACGGTGTGGACAGGCAGGCGGCGAGCGGGCGGACGGTGAGCAGCTCGTGCTCACCGTGGCACAGTGGCGGGCGCGCGAGCGGCGCCGGGGCGGTGCACGCGGAAGGGACGACGACGATGGCGCGGCCAGCACAGCATCAGGCGGAGGGGACAACCGTCGCGGGAAGTGCTACAAGTGCGGCGTCAGAGGACATTTCAAGAGGGAGTGCCCCCTGCTGCGGAaggagccggccgcggggagtgTGCTGATGGCGGACGCCGACGTCGAGGACGCCGGGCTGCTTTGAGCCGCGGCTTAGGGCGCGAATGTTAGGCAATAAGCCGCGGCGAGGCGTCGAACGAGTCGGGCGCGTGTATGGGCACGCGCCGGGCGATGTGGACGCGTCGGGACCGCGGCGAGTAGTGCGTGCGTGCGTGTAGGTCCAGCACGGGCGTGTCCGTGCGGACGTGCGCAGTGTGTGCGCGTGTGACCGTAGGCCGTTGGCGAGCTGCGCGAGGGTGATCGCGTGCGATCAGCTGGTGGCCCGTCGTGACCCATGCGCGTCGGAGCGCGTCGTGGGAACGAGCGAGGCGAGCGGATCGCGGGCGCGAGGGGGAGGGAGCGTGGGTGCGTTCCCAGTCGCTGGCTCCGGGTATAAAGCCGTGGCAGCTGATCGTTGTAATGGTGCGGGGTTTTGCGAGTACGAGCTCGTGGAGTTGGCGTTCATGCGCCGGGAAAAACCACCGTGCCATCGTGTTCATCTTCCTCTTTCTCCTTCTTCTTCGGTGAGCTCGAGCGACGGCGAcagagagagggaggaggagcGCCGCGAGGGACTGGCGGTTCCAACACAGGCTACGTGGTTGCCGGCGGACCGCTTCGCGATTGTTCTGCCTGACCTGTGGCGCCCTCGCGACCATCACTGTCAGCATCGGCAACCATCGCAGCGAGGCGAAAGCCGCTGAGGATAAGAGGAAGAAGGTAAAGGCAAAGgtacactggtagaaaaagggcctatagtcccggttcgtaagggcctttagtcccggttccggaaccgggactaaagtgtcggtactaatacctcccccctttagtcccggttcaatccagaaccgagactaaaggccctccatgtgggcagtgcgcagagcccagtcaggagaccctttggtcccggttggtggcaccaaccgggaccagtaggcatccacgcgtcagcacttctgtggctggggtttttgttttttttttgaaggggggggggggttgggggttttggggggttaatttaggtgtttcatatattgtgttagctagttataattaacagagagaagtgtcctctgttatgtccgtgcttggttgacgctacgtactatacatacgtatatagagaggactagacacgctagctagtaagcaaacgaaggaaacagaagatcgtcatgaacatatatgcatatatacagagagaagtgatatcgaccacctctccttctccgagagattggtcgaacaacaagttctcgtatatctatctgacactaccggctacatatatacaataattatctcttacaaatataatcatacggactcaggatccacatagaattctccgtctttagggatcacgtggtcaagaaagaatgccgccaattcctcttgaattgctcgcatgcgagctggtgctaggagttcatcccgcttccgaaacatctaatttgaagaagggggtcaatNNNNNNNNNNNNNNNNNNNNNNNNNNNNNNNNNNNNNNNNNNNNNNNNNNNNNNNNNNNNNNNNNNNNNNNNNNNNNNNNNNNNNNNNNNNNNNNNNNNNNNNNNNNNNNNNNNNNNNNNNNNNNNNNNNNNNNNNNNNNNNNNNNNNNNNNNNNNNNNNNNNNNNNNNNNNNNNNNNNNNNNNNNNNNNNNNNNNNNNNNNNNNNNNNNNNNNNNNNNNNNNNNNNNNNNNNNNNNNNNNNNNNNNNNNNNNNNNNNNNNNNNNNNNNNNNNNNNNNNNNNNNNNNNNNNNNNNNNNNNNNNNNNNNNNNNNNNNNNNNNNNNNNNNNNNNNNNNNNNNNNNNNNNNNNNNNNNNNNNNNNNNNNNNNNNNNNNNNNNNNNNNNNNNNNNNNNNNNNNNNNNNNNNNNNNNNNNNNNNNNNNNNNNNNNNNNNNNNNNNNNNNNNNNNNNNNNNNNNNNNNNNNNNNNNNNNNNNNNNNNNNNNNNNNNNNNNNNNNNNNNNNNNNNNNNNNNNNNNNNNNNNNNNNNNNNNNNNNNNNNNNNNNNNNNNNNNNNNNNNNNNNNNNNNNNNNNNNNNNNNNNNNNNNNNNNNNNNNNNNNNNNNNNNNNNNNNNNNNNNNNNNNNNNNNNNNNNNNNNNNNNNNNNNNNNNNNNNNNNNNNNNNNNNNNNNNNNNNNNNNNNNNNNNNNNNNNNNNNNNNNNNNNNNNNNNNNNNNNNNNNNNNNNNNNNNNNNNNNNNNNNNNNNNNNNNNNNNNNNNNNNNNNNNNNNNNNNNNNNNNNNNNNNNNNNNNNNNNNNNNNNNNNNNNNNNNNNNNNNNNNNNNNNNNNNNNNNNNNNNNNNNNNNNNNNNNNNNNNNNNNNNNNNNNNNNNNNNNNNNNNNNNNNNNNNNNNNNNNNNNNNNNNNNNNNNNNNNNNNNNNNNNNNNNNNNNNNNNNNNNNNNNNNNNNNNNNNNNNNNNNNNNNNNNNNNNNNNNNNNNNNNNNNNNNNNNNNNNNNNatttatttccttatttcatgataaatttttattattcatgctagaattgtattaaccggaaacttagtacatgtgtggatacatagacaaacagagtgtcactagtatgcctctacttgactagcttgttgaatcaaagatggttaagtttcctagccatatacatgagttgtcatttgattaatgggatcacatcattagagaatgatgtgattgacttgacccattctgttagcttagcacttgaccgtttagtatattgctattgctttcttcatgactttgtacatgttcctatgactatgagattatgcaactcccggataccggaggaacactttgtgtgctactaaatgtcacaacgtaaccgggtgattataaaggtgctctacatgtgtctccgatggtacttgttgagttagcatagattgagattaggatttgtcactccgattatcggagaggtatctctaggccctctcggtaatgcacatcactataagccttgcaagcaatgtgactaatgagttagttgcgggatgatgcattacggaacgagtaaatagacttgccggtaacgagattgaactagatattgagataccgacgatcaaatctcgggcaagtaacataccgatggcaaaggaaacaacgtatgttgttatgcggtttgaccgataaagatcttcgtagaatatgtaggaaccaatatgagcatacaggttccgctactggttattgaccagagatgagtctcggtcatgtctacatagttctcaaacccgtagggtccgcacgcttaacgttctgtgacgatttgtattatgagttatgtgatttgatgaccgaagtttgttcagaatcccgaatgagatcggggacatgacgaggagtctccaaatggtcgagacgtaaagatcgatatattggaaggctatattcggacatcggaaaggttccgagtgattcggatattttttggagtatcggagagttacgtgaattcgtattgggccttaatgggccatacgggaaagcagagaaaggcctcaagggtggccgcgccccttccccatggactggtccgaattggactagggaaagggggcgcccccttccttccttctccttctcccttccctttttcctattccatgtgggaggtggaatcctactagtaCTAGGGAGTCCTAggaggactccacactttgggcacaccctatgagggccggcctcctcctccctccatcctttatatacgtggccaagggcactccatagacacacaagttgatcattgatctcttagccgtgtgtggtgcccccctccaccataatccacctcagtcatatcgtcgtagtgcttaggcgaagccctgcgccggtagcttcatcatcaccatcatcacaccGTCATGATGACGAAGCTCTctctcgacactctgctggatcgtgagttcgtgggacgtcaccgagccaaacgtgtgcagatcgcggaggtgccgtactttcggtgctaggatcggtcgatcgtgaagacgtacgactacatcaaccgcgttgtcataacgcttccgcttacggtctacgagggtacgtagacaacactttcccctctcattgctatgcatcaccatgatcttgcgtgtgcgtaggaaaattttgaaattactgcgttccccaacatcgACAGCCTAAGATCATCATCTCATAGAAGCAATTGTCATGTACCCTTCTTTTTCCATCGATAAGCATGTCCGCCGTGTAAGATATTCAATGTAAGTTGTGCTTGGTTCGTTTTGGCATTAGACTATGTGGGATCCTCTGTAAATATTACTCTGTGCCGGCAAGCAATAGCGCATAGGGGTGCGTGCAAATGGGACCTGCCCCTTTTCTGGTTTCTAGACGGTTCTTCAGTTTTAAGGTTTTGCAATATGTATTCCTAATTAGTCAAAATGTGTTTTCAACCTTCTTATTAAATATGTTCTTATGAAAAGATAAGCATATGTTTAACCGGAAGAAATTGTCTAGCAAATAAAACAGAACAGCGACATAACCAATATCAAAAGAAGCCCATGGACCAGCAAACCAAATGCCACAAGCATAGAGAGCGATGATTGATTAGTGCATTTTGTACTCACATTTTTCTTTAGTTTAATCTTATATTCTAGAGATTCAAGTCAGATTATTCCACTAATTGTTTCTTTGTGATTTATTTGGTTTCTTTTTGTGCTTTGTAGGGTTAATTTTATACCCCATGGACTTTTGTCGGTAAAAAGAGCCAATTTAAGGGCAAGAGGGAGGAGAACCAACAACTTTATTTGGTGGGTAAAAAGGGAGCGACCCCAAGATGACCTCTGAATTAACTTTTCACTCAACATGAAAAAATTTCAACTTGTCTAGACAAACAACTTTACTTTTTGGATCATCTCTATCCATAGTTGTATGTAGAATCAACAACCAAAGAACTAAACCAACAAGTCAGGGGAAAGGGATAAAGGATGAGCAGAGCATTGGTATGACCATACACGGTTGTACCTAGGCTAGTACCATGCGGGAATGACCGCAAAAGCATCTGGAACTTCTCCGCCTGTTCACCGTTTTGGGTGCCATTTGACCTGTTGGATATGCGGGGTGACAAGTAGGAGCATATTGAAGACCTCAAGACCACCTAATATCCCTTGGATCTAAAGAAGATGAGGAGGATACACAAATGAGGAGGTTGGCTTGTCCATGTATAGGCATCATCAACAGGGCAGCGAGCCCCAGGCACCCTTAGATATCATCAGGCAATTCCATTCAGATCCATAAGCGTTTGGGGGTTGTTCCTAGCTTCTATCTCAAGATCCATTCAACCTTTAAGGAAGAAGATGGTGAAGGGAGCTGCCACATCGGGCACAACACTATGGGCCAAGGCCAGCATCTCTGTCGGAGCCCCCACATCCATCTCTCCCTAGGTGCTCCTCATCACGACCTCCGTGATGGATTATAATCATACATGAACCCTTTGTCATGCAAGTTTTATTTGAGTAATAGTTTGTTTAGGTTATGGTGCTCTAGTACACAAAACTAGATTGTGTTATCTATGTTATTGTTTCATGTTTTGTATCTTAGCGATCGAAGACATTCAATCCACCGCTTTGATTAGAGACGACTAACCTTATAGACCACACACTAGTGTTGTTGGTTTTCTCCCCATGTTGCAGCATCTTGTAGCCTGAAAAAACTACATTATCGAGTCATGTGTGTTGGTTGTAATACTGAATTTACTGAATTGCCCGAAACTAAATTGGGCTGCTACACACCGATCAAGTTTATATACATGTGCGTTGGGGACGTATCTTACCATGCGGAGTGCTTGGTCTGCTTTGGCATTAGACCTTGCAGGCTCCACGTAGATTAATAATTAGTAAACCTTTGTTCTTATTCGAATAACATACTATTGATATTATTGCTTAGCCTCAAAAAACATTTTCTGTCATTTTAGTTATTTCAAATCTCGTGATCAATACTAATAAAATTCTTGGGATCCTATCAGTAACAAGAGATTCTAGATCATATACTTTAAGAGTATTTAACATTAACTAATTATATTCGCCAATATTCAGAGCAAATAACAATCCACCTTTTTTAAGAGCATAAGgagcaatgtcgaagacaatttTTACTGTGTGATATGTACGTCATTTTAAAGTACCAAATAATTAATATCAAAACTTAAGAACCAATTAATAACAACTTACCCACAATATATACATTGTATATATCTATTCGATTTATAAGTAGTAATCAACTCCAGCCAAAAGTAGAAGGGCAAGAACTGATCCTCCCAGGTCTGATCATGCCTATATAAACACCAACACAACAGGCATAGGATGACAAGTGCAAACTACAAGGATACGTGCACATACGAGAAATAAAGAAACAAGAAACCATTCCTCATGGAACTTATCAAGAACAACACAAGAGCCCTACTCTTGGTAGCTCTTGTGATGATGTCTACCACGCTATTATCATGCCATGCAGGTACAAACAGTCATTTGCCTATATATTTTCAAATTAATTTTTAGCGTGCACACGCCTTTGCATATGTAATTCAAACAAACCCATGTAACTTAAGTAATCTATATATGCTAACGCTGCTATACTTTTTCATGCACAGGTTCAACAAAACCAATCCCCTTGAACTTGTGTGTGCGTCTTGCAAGCTGCGAGAAAGGCCATGAATCCGAAGAGGCGTGCAGGAACCACTGCTCATTTTTCGAATTCAAAAAGAGCCACTGTGAACCAGTCAATGGTGGTTCTTGCTGCTGCTCTAATTAAACGCCGTAGAAACAATGGATGGGCCGTGGTAATAAATCGATGCGTGTAAGATAGGCTCAAGATACATGCGCACCATGAATCTGTCTAGTTCATGAGAAAGTTTCAGTAAAGTATTTATCAGAAATTTGGCTGTGATCAGTTTTTTTAGAGCAAAAGGGCACGCAGCCCCGGTTCCATTGCAAGCAACGAAACCAGTGTGACAAGCATTCACCAATACAGCCCGCGGAGCACAGCATATCCAGCTGTCTCAGCACGAAAACAAAAACTACCCTGGAACTGAACTGCACCAagctaaaactaaaagcaaactCAAGTCTACTGAATCAAAAAGTAAACTTAAAAGGTACACAGGGGGATTTTCAACTAGTTCTCTCTTCATACAGAAAGAGAGTAACAGCAGCAGCTTCaatcttctttcttctttttatCAGTTCCGCCCCCATGTGGAACCAATTGTTGTTGTTTTTTAAGCAAGGTATGATTAATCTATTTCCACAGTAAAAATCATTTGTTTGAGCCGATAGTCAGCATGGGCGGCATGGGGCCAGGTCCGCCGCCCTCCCGTAGTTAAGGCTCGCCGCCTTCCACGTCGCGCTGCCGGCCGGCGAGACACGCAGGCAGAGCTTCGCTGCCGATGTCCTACCAACGGCTAGGATCAGCTTTACTGGAACACGCCGCGAAGAATGGAAGTACGAGGAAACCATTCGGATCGCTTGCAAAATGTTGCGCTTACGCGATCAAACGAGTACACGATCCTGTACATATATACGTACTCCATGATTGACACATGATAAAGTATGACACCACTTGCAACCAAATAAGTAGTACTAAGACTGTGTGTTCCGTGCGAGAGACAGAGACATGCTGCAACGCCAAGCAAGCCCCGCCCCGCAGGAAACCCGGCCGGCTGGGGACACCGAATCCCCATGCTGCCATGCACTCCGTCGGTCTCTCATGGTGGATCGGACCAATGGTCTTTCTTTCCTCCCCACAACACCACATGCTCTGCCACTAACCAACGACACAACCAAAAGGGCCCTCCTCCCATCCCATGCATGCACAAAGCAATCCATCAATCGGTCACGATTCACATGGATTGATTCATCTTTCCATCTTACTTACTTACAAGCAACAGTGGCGACAAGTGGACAATCAATCAGTAATTAACGAGTGCGCTTAACTTGTAGTACAACTGCTAGTACTACTATCTGGTTACCCAGCAGCGCACTCCGAAGCCCCTGCTCTGCTTGCTTGCCGGCCTTCTCGCCGCAGTCGCAGAGCAGGTGGCTCAGCATGTTCACCACGCTGGTGCCGATGGACGTCACGTTCAGCACCGGGCTCAcccggaccccgccgccgccatggccgtCGCCAGCGTTCCTGCCGCCCCGTACTCCGAGTAGTAAACTGACCTCGACCCCACCAGATGCGGCCGTCGTCTCGTGGCGACTTCTTGCAATGCGGCCGCTGTGGGCGCCGACCGTGGCCGCCGCGGAGGCCGGTCGACCGGCTCCGCATGAGCGGGAAGCGGGCAGGTGAAACCTCCCTGACGCCGCCGACGCGGCCGCCTGGCGGATGACGCTGCTGCTGCGCGAGAGAGAGCACGACCGCGGCGCTTCTGACAGGCAGGGACCTGGGGCGGCTTGCGCGTAATGGGGAGGCAGTCGCGGCAGCGGCGGCACGGGGAAGTACAGCTTGCGTCGGCGAAGAAGGCGGTCGGCCCGGCGCGACGTCGGCGGCCGCCGCGTTGGCGAAGTCGAACTCCGGCTCcggcgcgcgccgccgcctccgccgcggcATGAGGGACGCGTCCGACCGCCTTGGCTCAAGCAGAGTGGTGCCCGGACATGTCGTCGCTGCCGCGGCGAAGGCCGCGAGGTCGTGCGAGAAGGAGATCCTGGGGCTGATCAGCTCCGCCGaagcttcctcctcctccatctcgCTACTGGATCGGCAAGGGAAAGTAAGTTCTTGTCAATGTCAGAGATTCAGAATGCGATGTGAGAGCTGCCGCTACCTAGAAGAAGGGTGAGAGGAACGTCGATATAAATAGGTGGTGTGGCGAGTGTGGTGCGGAGGGTGCTGCTCGGGTCCCGGCGGCCAGGACGGCAGGGCCCGTCACCGTGCTGTACAAACCTCGCATCCGATCGAAATTTGATTGCAAGTGAGAGGTGAGGTTGATTCGATCTCACTCGCGCCACCGCAGGGATCCTGGTCCCTTGGTCGGTCGGGTCACCTACCTACGTGAATGAACGGCGTAGGAGGAGTAGCTCCCTTTTTCCGTTCATTGAACGTGAATTTttggcaacccagcttggccaagcATCATGAACCACCTACAATTGATCCTACGTAGTTTACTTCTCGCCTTGCTGTAAACCTTTTTTCTGAATCTCGTTGGAAGATTTCATCACACTGATTGATTGATGATTTTAATTAGCCACTTAGGTCACATCGTTTTCCCAATTAGTTGGGCACGGATACAAATCGCGATGCCAGATTGCCACAGCACTGTACGTGCCGCATGGCTCGACATGGATGGACACGAAAGGAACCCGAGCTCAGCAAGCAAGCAGGCTCAGCAGCTCACACTTGCCCCGGAATGGAACAGAATATCATGGCGAGGGGCCTATCTAGTCCCTGTCTCCATGAATGAAATGAAGCAGTAGGATCCAGCACAAACATGGCGGAATGGGCTTCCGTTTTCGTGCGCATTTCGATCGATCGATGGATCAAAAACCTCCAAACGCGAACAGAAGAGGAAGGTTCGCTCCTCCCCTTTCCTGCATCGCGGAACAGGGAAATCCTACAGCGAGTAGG from Triticum urartu cultivar G1812 chromosome 3, Tu2.1, whole genome shotgun sequence encodes:
- the LOC125546505 gene encoding uncharacterized protein LOC125546505 produces the protein MEEEEASAELISPRISFSHDLAAFAAAATTCPGTTLLEPRRSDASLMPRRRRRRAPEPEFDFANAAAADVAPGRPPSSPTQAVLPRAAAAATASPLRASRPRSLPVRSAAVVLSLAQQQRHPPGGRVGGVREVSPARFPLMRSRSTGLRGGHGRRPQRPHCKKSPRDDGRIWNAGDGHGGGGVRVSPVLNVTSIGTSVVNMLSHLLCDCGEKAGKQAEQGLRSALLGNQIVVLAVVLQVKRTR